Proteins encoded in a region of the Brevundimonas vesicularis genome:
- a CDS encoding uracil-DNA glycosylase, protein MNAQPHDIAAVESLLAFWRDAGVDACYGDAPVDHTHVAPPPAVKAVQRATASVVMPLAGVNADDALAEARRLAAGAATLQDLAAAVAAFEGCPLRGMGATQSVFGRGNPNASVLIVGEGPGGDEDRAGQPFVGKAGQLLDRMLAAAGLTDKVFITNTVFWRPPGNRTPSPQEQAVCAPFVERAFALLKPKAVLLLGAASAKSVLGAEEGIMKLRGNWKEWRLLEGAVSAPVMPTLHPAFLLRQPQAKRQVWSDLLSLAVRLETDSVEEQG, encoded by the coding sequence ATGAACGCGCAACCCCATGACATCGCTGCAGTCGAAAGCCTGCTCGCCTTCTGGCGGGATGCGGGGGTCGACGCCTGCTATGGCGATGCGCCCGTCGATCACACCCATGTCGCCCCGCCGCCGGCCGTAAAGGCGGTGCAGAGGGCGACGGCCTCGGTCGTCATGCCCCTGGCCGGCGTCAACGCCGATGACGCCCTCGCCGAGGCGCGGCGGCTGGCCGCAGGCGCCGCGACGCTTCAGGATCTGGCGGCGGCGGTCGCGGCGTTTGAGGGCTGTCCGCTGCGCGGCATGGGCGCAACGCAATCGGTGTTCGGACGCGGCAACCCCAACGCCTCGGTTCTGATCGTCGGCGAAGGTCCCGGCGGCGATGAGGATCGGGCGGGGCAACCCTTCGTGGGCAAGGCCGGGCAGTTGCTGGACCGGATGCTGGCGGCGGCGGGCCTGACTGACAAGGTGTTCATCACCAACACGGTCTTCTGGCGTCCGCCCGGCAACCGCACCCCCAGCCCGCAGGAACAGGCGGTGTGCGCGCCCTTCGTCGAGCGCGCCTTCGCCCTGCTGAAGCCCAAGGCCGTGCTGCTTCTGGGCGCAGCCTCGGCCAAGTCGGTGCTCGGCGCCGAGGAAGGCATCATGAAGCTGCGCGGCAACTGGAAGGAATGGCGCCTGCTGGAAGGGGCGGTGTCGGCGCCCGTTATGCCGACCCTGCATCCCGCCTTTCTGCTCCGTCAGCCACAAGCGAAACGACAGGTGTGGAGCGACCTGCTTTCGCTGGCCGTTCGCCTTGAAACGGACTCGGTTGAAGAACAAGGCTAA